A region of Candidatus Megaera polyxenophila DNA encodes the following proteins:
- a CDS encoding histidine triad protein, producing the protein MYDTNNIFAKIIRGEIPSSKVYEDGYIIAINDINPVAPIHILVIPKGGYRNFDEFSQKARPEELTHYFRKISDIAKSQGAEEYRIVSNNGSSSGQTIFHFHTHIIAGASFSKLI; encoded by the coding sequence ATGTACGATACGAATAATATTTTTGCTAAAATAATCAGAGGTGAAATACCATCTTCTAAGGTTTATGAAGATGGATATATTATCGCTATAAATGATATAAATCCTGTTGCTCCTATCCATATCCTAGTTATCCCAAAAGGTGGATATAGAAATTTTGATGAGTTTAGTCAAAAAGCTAGGCCAGAAGAATTAACCCATTATTTCAGAAAAATATCAGATATAGCTAAGTCTCAAGGAGCAGAAGAATATCGTATTGTTAGCAATAATGGCTCATCTTCAGGACAAACTATTTTTCATTTCCATACTCATATCATTGCTGGAGCGAGCTTTAGTAAACTAATTTAA